One window from the genome of Nicotiana sylvestris chromosome 9, ASM39365v2, whole genome shotgun sequence encodes:
- the LOC138878447 gene encoding uncharacterized protein — MSCGSLITHVYVSTPGRDSIMVACVYHSCLVTIMGYKTRVDLLLLNMVYFDVILGMGWFSPYHTILGCHAKIVMLAMPGFPWLEWRGSLGHVPSKVVSFLKAQRMVEKGCLAYIAFVRDASVDTPTIESVPVVTEFPDVFPTD, encoded by the coding sequence ATGTCTTGTGGTTCTTTGATTAcccatgtttatgtgtctacgcctGGTAGGGATTCAATTATGGTAGCTTGTGTCTATCATTCTTGTTTGGTCACTATTATGGGTTATAAGACTAGGGTTGACCTTCTATTACTTAATATGGTgtattttgatgtgattttgggcaTGGGTTGGTTTTCACCATATCACACTATTCTTGGTTGTCACGCTAAAATCGTGATGTTAGCTATGCCGGGGTTTCCATGGTTGGAGTGGAGAGGTTCATTGGGTCATGTTCCTAGTAAGGTGGTGTCTTTCCTGAAGGCACaacggatggttgagaaggggtgcttGGCATACATAGCCTTTGTAAGGGATGCTAGTGTTGATACTCCTACCATTGAGTCAGTTCCGGTAGTGACAGAGTTTCCAGATGTTTTTCCAACAGACTAA